In Pseudomonas fluorescens, a genomic segment contains:
- the prfA gene encoding peptide chain release factor 1, which translates to MKASLLNKLDVLQDRFEELTALLGDGEVISDQTKFRTYSKEYAEVEPIVATYKNLLKVQADLEGAQALLKDSDPDMREMAVEEVREAKEKLAELEGNLQRMLLPKDPNDGRNVFLEIRAGTGGDEAAIFSGDLFRMYSRYAERRGWRVEILSENEGEHGGYKEVIARVEGDNVYGKLKFESGAHRVQRVPATESQGRIHTSACTVAVLPEPDEQEAIEINPADLRVDTYRSSGAGGQHVNKTDSAIRITHLPSGIVVECQEERSQHKNRARAMSWLSAKLNDQQTSAAANAIASERKLLVGSGDRSERIRTYNFAQGRVTDHRVNLTLYSLDEILAGGVDAVIEPLLAEFQADQLAAIGE; encoded by the coding sequence ATGAAAGCGTCACTGCTCAATAAACTGGACGTGCTCCAGGACCGTTTCGAAGAACTGACCGCCTTGCTCGGCGATGGCGAGGTCATCTCCGATCAGACCAAGTTCCGCACCTATTCCAAGGAATACGCGGAAGTTGAGCCCATTGTGGCTACCTATAAAAACCTGCTGAAAGTGCAGGCCGACCTCGAAGGCGCCCAGGCGCTGCTCAAGGACAGCGACCCGGACATGCGCGAAATGGCCGTGGAAGAAGTCCGTGAAGCCAAGGAAAAACTCGCCGAGCTGGAAGGCAACCTGCAACGCATGCTGCTGCCCAAGGACCCTAACGACGGGCGTAACGTGTTCCTGGAAATCCGCGCCGGCACCGGTGGTGACGAAGCGGCGATCTTCTCCGGCGACCTGTTTCGCATGTATTCGCGCTACGCTGAGCGTCGCGGCTGGCGCGTCGAGATCCTCTCCGAGAACGAAGGCGAGCACGGCGGCTATAAAGAAGTCATCGCCCGGGTCGAAGGCGACAACGTTTACGGCAAGCTCAAGTTCGAATCCGGTGCGCACCGTGTGCAGCGGGTTCCAGCGACTGAATCCCAAGGCCGTATCCACACGTCGGCGTGCACCGTCGCTGTGTTGCCAGAGCCGGACGAACAGGAAGCCATCGAGATCAACCCAGCCGACCTGCGGGTCGACACCTACCGCTCGTCGGGTGCCGGCGGCCAGCACGTGAACAAGACCGACTCGGCGATCCGTATCACCCACTTGCCGTCGGGCATCGTGGTGGAGTGCCAGGAAGAGCGTTCCCAGCACAAGAACCGTGCGCGGGCCATGTCCTGGCTGTCAGCCAAGCTCAATGACCAGCAGACCAGCGCCGCTGCCAACGCGATTGCCAGCGAGCGCAAGTTGCTGGTGGGGTCGGGGGACCGTTCCGAGCGTATCCGCACCTATAACTTTGCCCAGGGCCGGGTGACCGACCACCGGGTCAACCTCACGCTTTACTCGCTGGATGAAATCCTCGCCGGTGGTGTCGACGCGGTGATCGAGCCGTTGCTTGCCGAATTCCAGGCCGACCAGCTGGCGGCCATAGGTGAATAA
- the hemA gene encoding glutamyl-tRNA reductase, which yields MAFLALGINHKTASVDVRERVAFTPEQLVEALQQLCRLTDSREAAILSTCNRSELYIEQEHLSADVVLRWLADYHHLDFNDLRASAYVHEDDAAVRHMMRVASGLDSLVLGEPQILGQMKSAYAVAREAGTVGPLLGRLFQATFNSAKQVRTDTAIGENPVSVAFAAVSLAKQIFSDLQRSQALLIGAGETITLVARHLHDLGVKRIVVANRTLERASILAEQFGAHAVLLSDIPAELVRSDIVISSTASQLPILGKGAVESALKLRKHKPIFMVDIAVPRDIEPEVGELDDVYLYSVDDLHEVVAENLKSRQGAAQAAEEMVSVGAEDFMVRLRELAAVDVLKAYRQQGERLRDEELTKAQRLLANGSSAEDVLMQLARGLTNKLLHAPSVQLKKLTAEGRLDALAMAQELFALGEGASDSSSDKKPQ from the coding sequence ATGGCCTTCCTCGCACTCGGTATTAACCACAAGACTGCCTCTGTAGACGTGCGCGAGCGCGTGGCGTTTACGCCAGAGCAGCTGGTTGAGGCGTTGCAGCAGCTCTGCCGTCTCACCGACAGCCGCGAAGCTGCGATCCTTTCGACCTGCAATCGCAGTGAGCTTTATATAGAGCAGGAACATCTCAGCGCGGATGTCGTGCTGCGTTGGCTGGCCGATTACCACCATTTGGACTTCAATGACCTGCGCGCCAGCGCGTATGTGCATGAAGACGATGCGGCAGTTCGTCACATGATGCGCGTCGCTTCCGGCCTCGACTCGCTGGTGTTGGGCGAGCCGCAGATCCTCGGCCAGATGAAATCCGCCTACGCCGTGGCCCGTGAGGCCGGCACCGTGGGGCCGTTGCTGGGGCGCCTGTTCCAGGCCACCTTCAATTCCGCCAAGCAGGTGCGCACCGACACCGCCATCGGTGAAAACCCGGTGTCCGTGGCCTTTGCCGCCGTCAGCCTGGCCAAACAGATTTTCAGCGACTTGCAACGCAGCCAGGCCCTGCTGATTGGCGCCGGCGAGACCATCACCCTGGTCGCCCGCCATCTGCACGACCTGGGTGTGAAGCGTATCGTGGTCGCCAACCGCACCCTGGAGCGCGCGAGCATCCTCGCCGAGCAGTTTGGCGCCCATGCCGTGTTGTTGTCGGATATCCCGGCCGAGCTGGTGCGCAGTGATATCGTCATCAGCTCCACCGCCAGCCAATTGCCGATCCTCGGCAAAGGCGCGGTCGAGAGCGCGTTGAAGCTGCGCAAGCACAAGCCGATCTTCATGGTGGATATCGCCGTGCCCCGGGATATCGAACCCGAAGTCGGCGAGTTGGACGACGTTTACCTCTACAGCGTTGACGACCTGCACGAAGTGGTTGCCGAAAACCTCAAGAGTCGCCAGGGCGCTGCCCAGGCGGCCGAGGAAATGGTCAGCGTCGGCGCCGAAGACTTCATGGTGCGCCTGCGTGAACTGGCGGCGGTGGATGTGCTCAAGGCGTATCGTCAGCAAGGCGAGCGCCTGCGTGATGAAGAATTGACCAAGGCCCAGCGTTTATTGGCCAATGGCAGCAGCGCCGAAGACGTGCTGATGCAACTGGCCCGTGGCTTGACCAACAAGCTGCTCCACGCGCCGAGCGTACAGCTTAAGAAATTGACTGCCGAAGGCCGCCTCGATGCGCTGGCCATGGCCCAGGAACTCTTTGCCCTCGGTGAGGGCGCGTCAGATAGCTCTTCGGATAAAAAACCGCAATGA
- the prmC gene encoding peptide chain release factor N(5)-glutamine methyltransferase has protein sequence MTIIASLLRAAELPDSPTARLDVELLLSAALGKPRSYLHTWPEKIVSSEHALIFADYLRRRRAGEPVAYILGQQGFWKLDLEVAPHTLIPRPETELLVEAALELLPASPAKVLDLGTGSGAIALALASERPAWDVTAVDRVLEAVALAERNRQRLQLTNATVLNSHWFSALQGHTYDLIISNPPYIADNDPHLVAGDVRFEPASALVAGHDGLDDLRLIITQAPALLAAGGWLLLEHGYDQAPAVRDLLLGEGFEDVHSRVDLGGHERISLGRRPC, from the coding sequence ATGACCATCATTGCCAGCCTCCTGCGTGCCGCAGAACTGCCCGACTCGCCCACCGCGCGCCTGGATGTGGAACTGTTGCTGTCGGCTGCCCTGGGTAAGCCGCGCAGTTATTTGCATACCTGGCCGGAGAAGATCGTCAGCAGCGAGCACGCATTGATCTTTGCCGACTACCTGCGGCGTCGCCGCGCCGGTGAACCGGTGGCCTATATCCTCGGCCAGCAAGGCTTCTGGAAACTCGACCTGGAGGTTGCGCCTCATACCCTGATCCCGCGCCCGGAGACCGAGCTGCTGGTGGAGGCCGCCCTGGAGCTGCTGCCGGCGAGCCCTGCCAAGGTTCTCGACCTGGGCACCGGCAGCGGGGCCATCGCCCTGGCCCTGGCCAGCGAGCGCCCAGCCTGGGACGTCACCGCCGTTGACCGCGTGCTCGAAGCGGTGGCCCTGGCCGAGCGCAATCGCCAGCGCCTGCAGCTGACGAACGCTACGGTACTGAACAGCCATTGGTTCAGCGCCCTGCAAGGCCATACCTACGACTTGATCATCAGCAACCCGCCGTATATCGCCGACAACGACCCGCACCTGGTCGCGGGTGATGTGCGCTTCGAGCCCGCCAGTGCCTTGGTCGCGGGCCATGATGGCCTGGACGACCTGCGCCTGATCATCACCCAAGCCCCGGCCCTCCTGGCGGCGGGTGGTTGGCTGTTGCTCGAACACGGCTACGATCAGGCCCCGGCCGTACGTGACCTGTTGTTGGGCGAGGGATTTGAGGATGTCCACAGTCGTGTCGACCTCGGTGGCCACGAACGTATCAGCCTGGGACGCCGTCCATGCTGA